The DNA segment CAACTGCCTCGAGACCGCTGTTGCGGACACAGAAACGCTCACCGGCCATTCCGCGGATATAGGCTTCGCCGGATATCGCTCCGTAAAAGGCGACGTTGCCGATGATAATGTTTTCTTCAGGCGAAAAGGTTGACTGTTTTGGAGGATAGGTAATAATCCTGCCTCCCGACAAGCCCTTTCCAAGATAATCGTTTGCGTCACCTTCGAGTTCGAGCGTCATTCCCTTTGGAATGAAGGCACCGAGACTTTGCCCGGCTGAGCCGTAAAACTTGATATGGATCGTATCGTCGGGCAATCCCCCGCCACCATGGGCTTTTGTCACTTCATTACCGACAATGGTACCGACAACACGGTCTGTGTTGTGAATCGGGAGTGTCGTGTTGACTTTTTCTTTCCTCTTGATAGCCGGTTCACAAATTTTGAGAAGAGTTTTGATGTCGAGCGAATTACCTATCCCATGATCCTGTCGGGAAGTATTGTACAAGCTTTCGCCCTCTTCACCGGGTTCCGCTTTGTAAAGAATTTTCGAGAGATCGACCCCTTCGGCTTTCCAATGCCTGACAGCTTTTTTCATCTCGAGCTTTTCAGTACGCCCTACAAGCTCGTTAAGTGTCCGAACCCCCATCTCCGCCATATATTCGCGGACCCCTTCGGCAAGAAAACGCATAAAATTCTCAACGTGCTCCGGTTTTCCGGTAAAGTTTTTCCTGAGCTCCGGATTTTGAGTAGCAACACCTACCGGGCAGGAGTCTTCCTGACAAGCACGCATCATGATGCACCCCATAACGACAAGAGCCGTTGTGGCAAAACCGAACTCCTCAGCGCCAAGCAGCGCAGCGATGATGATATCCCGGGCGGTTTTCATCTGACCGTCGGCTTCAACGATTATACGGCTTCTGAGATTGTTGAGTACCAGGGTCTGATGCGTTTCAGCAAGCCCAAGCTCCCAAGGCATCCCGGCATGCATGATACTGGAGAGAGGAGAAGCCCCTGTACCACCGTCATGACCGCTGATCAGTACAACATCCGCGTGCGCCTTCGCTACTCCTGCGGCGATGGTACCAACCCCGACTGTTGAAACAAGCTTAACATTGATACGCGCTTTGCGATTGGCATTTTTAAGATCGTGTATCAACTGCGCAAGATCCTCGATAGAATAGATATCGTGGTGCGGTGGAGGAGAAATCAGCCCGACTCCGGGAGTTGAATGACGAGTCTTGGCAATCCACGGGTAAACTTTGGTGCCCGGAAGCTGTCCGCCTTCTCCCGGTTTCGCCCCCTGAGCCATTTTTATCTGGATCTCTTTCGCATTGGTCAGATATTCGCTGGTCACCCCGAAACGTCCCGAAGCAACCTGCTTGATTGCAGACATTCTCGAGTCACCATTCGACTCCGGCAGAAAACGATCGGTCTCCTCACCCCCTTCTCCGGTATTGCTTTTTCCGCCGAGGCGGTTCATGGCGATCGCCAGTGTTTCATGAGCCTCCTTGCTGATGGAACCGTATGACATAGCACCGGTTTTGAACCGTTTGACAATATTTTCCACCGGTTCCACCTCTTCAATCGGAACAGGAGTTTTGCTGAACCTGATAGCCATAAGACCGCGAAGCGTAAAGAGCTCTTCACTTTGTTCGTCGATCAGACTCTCATATTTCTTGAACATATCGTAATCCCCGGTACGGCATGCATACTGCAGTATGTGGATTGCCTCAGGGCTTAACAGGTGTCCTTCCCCATCGTGCCGCCATTTTCTTTCACCGCCACTTTCAAGCCCAGGGTCAACATCGTTTCCTGATACTGGAAATGCCGCTTCATAGCGCTTGCGAACCTCTTTTGCAATCAAGTCGATGCCGATACCCTCTATCCGTGAAGGAGTTCTGGGAAAATATGAATCCACAAGCCGTGAATTGAGCCCTACAGCTTCAAAAATCTGGGCGCCACTGTAACTCTGAACCGTTGAAATACCCATTTTGGCCATAGTCTTCACAACCCCTTTGACAATGGCTTTGATATAGTTTTTCACGGATGTCTCGGCATCCTGATTCGGAATCTGTCCTTTGTCAACAAACTCTCGAATCGACTCAAGTGCCAGATAGGGATTGATCGCCCCCACCCCGTAACCGATCAACAAGGCATAATGATGCACCGTTCTCGGTTCTGCAGACTCGAGAACGAGTCCTGTTTTCGTTCGCAGACCGGCATTGATCAGAAAATGATGAACCCCTGAAGCAGCAAGCAGTGCAGGAATAGGAGCGTGCATTTCATCAACCCCTCCCTTATCGGAAAGAATGATCAGGTTGGCCCCTTGAGTAATTTCCTGTTCGCATTGACGGCAGATATCCTGCATCGCGTTGTCGATCCCCTTACCGTCATCCTCGATCTTATAAAATATCGGGATGGTAACCGCCTTGAAACCCGGCTGATTTATGCTGCGTATCTTGTCCAGCTCTTCATCGGTAAGCACAGGACGATCGATTTTAAGCCTGTGACAGTTTTCTTCTGTAGGTTCGAGCAGGTTCCCTTCTGAACCAAGCATGACTATTGTCGAAGTAATGACCTCTTCCCTGATAGAATCGATCGGGGGATTGGTAACCTGCGCAAACAGCTGCTTGAAGTAATCATAAAGCAGCTTCGGCCTGTTCGAAAGCGCAGCAAGAGGGACATCGTGTCCCATAGACCCAACTCTTTCCACTCCGTTGGTTGCCATCGGAACGAGATGAAGAGCAATATCCTCCTGGGTGTATCCGTAAAGCTTCTGATGAGCCAATAGATCAAGCTTGCTTTCATCTTGCTTTTCAAGAGCATTGCCGGAAAGAGACTCGAGTTCCAGCAAGTGCTTTTGGAGCCATTTCGAATAAGGCATTTCCTTGGCGATTGTCTCCTTGATTTCTTCATCGGAGATAATGCGCCCTTGCGCTGTATCGACAAGAAACATTTTGCCTGGCTGCAAACGGTCTTTCCTGAGAATCCGTTCGGGCTCTATATCGAGCACACCGGCCTCGGACGCCATAACGACCAGGTCATCTTTGGTGATATAATAGCGTGACGGCCGTAATCCGTTACGATCGAGAATAGCTCCGATCTGAACACCGTCGGTGAAAGCAACAGAAGCCGGCCCGTCCCAGGGCTCCATCAAACAACTGTGATATTCATAAAATGCCTTCTTTTCTTCATCCATGTCGCTGCTGCCGTTCCATGGTTCCGGAATCAGCATCATCGCAGCGTGTGCCAGAGAACGGCCGCTTAACGCCAACAGTTCAAAAACATTGTCGAGGATGGCGGAATCACTCCCGTCCTCCATAATAACAGGCTTGATATGTTCTATACTGCTGCCAAACAGCTTGGACTCGAACATCTTTTCCCTGGCCTTCATCCAGTTGATGTTCCCTCGAAGCGTATTGATCTCTCCGTTATGGCTGAGAAAACGATATGGATGTGAGCGGTCCCAGCTCGGAAACGTATTGGTGCTGAACCTGGAGTGCACCATGGCGATGGCGCTTTTCACGTCGGAATCGTTCAGTTCAGGATAAAAAAGCGACACCTGCTCTGGAAGCAGCATTCCCTTATATACTATCGTTCGGTGAGAAAGACTGCTTATATAAAAATAATTGCTGCCAAGGAGCCCTGCGGTATACTTGACTCTTTTGGTAATCCTGCGCCGTATGACATAGAGCTTTCTGCCAAACTCCTCATCCGAAGCAATATCTTTTCCTTTACCGACAAAAAACATCTTGACCACCGGCTCCTGGGACTTTGCGGTTTTCCCCAGAGAATCGTTGCATGTCGGCACTTTTCTGAGGCCGAGAAATTTTTGTCCTTCTGCCTGAACCATCTGACGGCAGATATCCTCTATAGCCCTGCGCTGAGAAATATCAGGTGGCATGAATGCCATCCCAACGGCATAATCACCTTCAGAAGGAAGCTCGATTCCTCTCTCCTCACAGACCTTTCTTAAAAACCTGTCGGGAATCTGTAAAAGAATACCGGAACCATCTCCGGTATTGTTCTCGCATCCGCAAGCACCGCGATGCTTCATCTTCTCAAGCACTTCCAAACCTTGCTGCACTATCTCATGAGACCGTACACCTTTTATATTGGCCACAAAACCCACGCCACAGGCATCATGTTCAAAACGTGGGTCATAGAGCCCTGCTGCTTGCTTTGCTTTCATATCTCCAGCTACTTCTAATCTAAATTATTTACTAAAAAAGCGCTCTCAAATTTGAACTGGGGAATATAAACTTTTTCAAAGAATATCCCTGAGCCACCACTCCATCTCGACTACGCTTTACCTTGATTCGCTACCGCGTTGATTGCTTTTTGGAGTGCATCCTGATCACCCAGGTAGTAACTTTTCAAGGGCTTCAGATCATCATCGAGTTCATATACGAGAGGAACCCCGGTTGGAATGTTCAGCCCCACGATTTCCTCGTCCGAGATAGAGTCGAGATACTTGACCAGGGCACGTAGCGAGTTACCGTGCGCTGCGATAATAACTTTTTTCCCGGCCTTGATTTCAGGCGCGATTTCTTCAAGCCACAACGGCAGAACACGGGAAACGGTATCTTTGAGACATTCCGTCAAAGGAACATCATTCTCTGCAAGCGATGCGTATCGGGGATCGTTTCCCGGATAACGAGAGTCGGTCTTTTCAAGTGGTGGAGGCGGCGTATCATAGCTTCTACGCCAGACCAGCACTTGCTCTTCTCCATGCTGTTGAGCTGTTTCAGCCTTGTTCAGTCCCTGAAGCGCCCCATAATGGCGCTCATTCAGACGCCAATCCTTGGTAACCGGTATCCACATCAGATCCATTCCGTCAAGGACGTTCCACAACGTACGGATAGCTCTCTTGAGAACCGAAGTATACGCAATGTCGAAAACAAAACCCTCCTTTTTCAGAAGCTCCCCTGCGCTCCTGGACTCCTTTTCACCTTTGTCGCTCAAGTCAACATCATACCAGCCGGTGAAACGGTTTTCCCTGTTCCACTCACTTTCTCCATGGCGAAGCAATACAAGCTTTATCATGCCGCTCTCCTCCTTGTAAGACCATTGATTTTATTGAAGCGAAGGGTATTACCACCCTATTTTACCAAGTCGTATGAATGTAATAATCTTGAATACTTTTCTCAAACATTCTACCTCACCCTCCACTCCTTCCAGGTCAATCCGTACGCACAAAAGGCAAAAATTATAAAAAGAGCTTATGGTTTTATATGATGAAATATCCTATCTTTTGTTCTTTTGGCCCTATGGCCCAGTTTATTATCAAGTATTACAAGACCGACAAAAGAGAAGCCGGCCAAAGATCTGACAACGCAATATGAAAGTAGACAATTTCAGACTGCAACTTGGCAAAAAAGAATATACCCCGATCGTTATAGGCGGAATGGGAGTAAACATATCAACGACCGAGCTTGCTCTCGCAGCTGAAAAGCTGGGCGGAATTGGCCATATTTCCGATGCTGAAGTTTGTTTTGTCTGCGATCAGATACTCAGTACCTCATATACCACCCGTAAACGCAAGAAATACAGTTATAACGCTAACAACCCCGATAAATCAGATCTCCACTTCGATCTCGGTGAAGTTGCCGAAGCGCAGAAAATGTATGTAGAACATACTGTATCTCAAAAAAGCGGTAATGGTGCCATCTTCATGAACTGCATGGAAAAACTCACCATGCGGGATTCTTCCGAAACGCTCCGAACACGGCTTTCCGCAGCCATGGATGCCGGAATAGACGGACTGACACTTGCAGCCGGCCTCAACCTGCGTACACTTGATCTTATAAAAGACCACCCTCGGTTCCACGATGTAAAAATCGGAATTATCATCTCATCGTTACGTGCTCTGAAAATTTTCCTGAAGCGGGCTTTCAAGCTGCAACGAATGCCGGACTATATCGTTGTAGAAGGTCCTCTAGCTGGAGGACATCTTGGTTTCGGCCCTGAAGACTGGAAGTCTTACGACCTTTATACAATCGTAACAGAGGTGATTGATTTTCTAAAAAGTGAAAACCTGAACATACCGGTCATACCCGCTGGCGGAATCTTTACCGGCGGTGATGCCGTCAAATTCTTACTGGCCGGAGCCTCGGCCGTTCAGGTGGCAACGCGGTTCACCATCACAAAAGAGTCAGGTCTTCCGTATGAAGTCAAGCAACATTACATCAATACTGAAAAGGACGACATTGTTGTCAACACAGTCTCTCCTACCGGTTACCCCATGAGAATGCTCAAAAGTTCACCGGTTCTCAACTATTCGATCAAACCAAACTGTGAAGGTCTCGGTTACCTGCTTGACAACAAAGGTAAGTGCGGTTACATAGAGTCGTACTACAAAGCTCTCGATCTCAAGGAAAAAGGTCAACGCATGAAAATCACCGATCAAACCTGCCTCTGTACAGGAATGGCGAAATATGACTGTTGGACCTGCGGAGATACTACTTACCGGCTAAAAGAAACAACGAACCAGATGCCGGATGGAAGCTGGCAACTACCCTCGGCTGAAGATGTCTTTCAGGACTACCAATTTAGCGAGAACAACCAGATACAGAAACCTTCCGCTCAAGAAAAAGTCAATAGCTGACCGTTGATTTGGAAATATATGACCATTAGAGGAACTTCCGCTCAAGTCTGAAGATTTCTCACTTTTCCCATTTCATTTTTCGCTCTTCCTCGTCTTCTACCCCACTACCTCCAGCTAAGCGGGTTATTTACAAAAGAACTGTTACATTGGAATATATCAAGCACACAGCATTTCAATCAGGTCGCCATGAAAAGAAAGCTGAGGTTTCTGTTGACGACAGCGCTCATCTTCGTTCTGTCGCTTTTGCTGATTTTCCTTTTCAATCAGCTTTATTTCTTTGCTGCGCTTGTCGGCAACTTTCATCCTGTTGCAGGCTATGCTGTTTTCGGAACAGGAGCGATCATCTTTTGTGCTTTTGTTTTTTCTCTCATTGCACTCTGG comes from the Prosthecochloris marina genome and includes:
- the gltB gene encoding glutamate synthase large subunit, with translation MKAKQAAGLYDPRFEHDACGVGFVANIKGVRSHEIVQQGLEVLEKMKHRGACGCENNTGDGSGILLQIPDRFLRKVCEERGIELPSEGDYAVGMAFMPPDISQRRAIEDICRQMVQAEGQKFLGLRKVPTCNDSLGKTAKSQEPVVKMFFVGKGKDIASDEEFGRKLYVIRRRITKRVKYTAGLLGSNYFYISSLSHRTIVYKGMLLPEQVSLFYPELNDSDVKSAIAMVHSRFSTNTFPSWDRSHPYRFLSHNGEINTLRGNINWMKAREKMFESKLFGSSIEHIKPVIMEDGSDSAILDNVFELLALSGRSLAHAAMMLIPEPWNGSSDMDEEKKAFYEYHSCLMEPWDGPASVAFTDGVQIGAILDRNGLRPSRYYITKDDLVVMASEAGVLDIEPERILRKDRLQPGKMFLVDTAQGRIISDEEIKETIAKEMPYSKWLQKHLLELESLSGNALEKQDESKLDLLAHQKLYGYTQEDIALHLVPMATNGVERVGSMGHDVPLAALSNRPKLLYDYFKQLFAQVTNPPIDSIREEVITSTIVMLGSEGNLLEPTEENCHRLKIDRPVLTDEELDKIRSINQPGFKAVTIPIFYKIEDDGKGIDNAMQDICRQCEQEITQGANLIILSDKGGVDEMHAPIPALLAASGVHHFLINAGLRTKTGLVLESAEPRTVHHYALLIGYGVGAINPYLALESIREFVDKGQIPNQDAETSVKNYIKAIVKGVVKTMAKMGISTVQSYSGAQIFEAVGLNSRLVDSYFPRTPSRIEGIGIDLIAKEVRKRYEAAFPVSGNDVDPGLESGGERKWRHDGEGHLLSPEAIHILQYACRTGDYDMFKKYESLIDEQSEELFTLRGLMAIRFSKTPVPIEEVEPVENIVKRFKTGAMSYGSISKEAHETLAIAMNRLGGKSNTGEGGEETDRFLPESNGDSRMSAIKQVASGRFGVTSEYLTNAKEIQIKMAQGAKPGEGGQLPGTKVYPWIAKTRHSTPGVGLISPPPHHDIYSIEDLAQLIHDLKNANRKARINVKLVSTVGVGTIAAGVAKAHADVVLISGHDGGTGASPLSSIMHAGMPWELGLAETHQTLVLNNLRSRIIVEADGQMKTARDIIIAALLGAEEFGFATTALVVMGCIMMRACQEDSCPVGVATQNPELRKNFTGKPEHVENFMRFLAEGVREYMAEMGVRTLNELVGRTEKLEMKKAVRHWKAEGVDLSKILYKAEPGEEGESLYNTSRQDHGIGNSLDIKTLLKICEPAIKRKEKVNTTLPIHNTDRVVGTIVGNEVTKAHGGGGLPDDTIHIKFYGSAGQSLGAFIPKGMTLELEGDANDYLGKGLSGGRIITYPPKQSTFSPEENIIIGNVAFYGAISGEAYIRGMAGERFCVRNSGLEAVVEAVGDHCCEYMTGGTVVILGTTGKNFAAGMSGGAAFVYDKDGTFEQRCNCQMVGLYEIDDEHELAKLRAMIERHYEYTGSSLAAGILEEWQEARKRFVKVYPHDYKRAMEAMESVMKEGMAGDEAIMAAFEKNVHDPARVSGN
- the gpmA gene encoding 2,3-diphosphoglycerate-dependent phosphoglycerate mutase — its product is MIKLVLLRHGESEWNRENRFTGWYDVDLSDKGEKESRSAGELLKKEGFVFDIAYTSVLKRAIRTLWNVLDGMDLMWIPVTKDWRLNERHYGALQGLNKAETAQQHGEEQVLVWRRSYDTPPPPLEKTDSRYPGNDPRYASLAENDVPLTECLKDTVSRVLPLWLEEIAPEIKAGKKVIIAAHGNSLRALVKYLDSISDEEIVGLNIPTGVPLVYELDDDLKPLKSYYLGDQDALQKAINAVANQGKA
- a CDS encoding nitronate monooxygenase translates to MKVDNFRLQLGKKEYTPIVIGGMGVNISTTELALAAEKLGGIGHISDAEVCFVCDQILSTSYTTRKRKKYSYNANNPDKSDLHFDLGEVAEAQKMYVEHTVSQKSGNGAIFMNCMEKLTMRDSSETLRTRLSAAMDAGIDGLTLAAGLNLRTLDLIKDHPRFHDVKIGIIISSLRALKIFLKRAFKLQRMPDYIVVEGPLAGGHLGFGPEDWKSYDLYTIVTEVIDFLKSENLNIPVIPAGGIFTGGDAVKFLLAGASAVQVATRFTITKESGLPYEVKQHYINTEKDDIVVNTVSPTGYPMRMLKSSPVLNYSIKPNCEGLGYLLDNKGKCGYIESYYKALDLKEKGQRMKITDQTCLCTGMAKYDCWTCGDTTYRLKETTNQMPDGSWQLPSAEDVFQDYQFSENNQIQKPSAQEKVNS